One region of Arcobacter sp. CECT 8983 genomic DNA includes:
- a CDS encoding YceI family protein, whose product MKTKLVLSILFLFASLSLNAYELNGDLKVGWIGYKTDKKVGVSGTFKDVELKTTKSDDFVKFLKSAKVKINTSSLDSGLEVRNKSMVSTLFSLKSSEKILASISSVDEKMSKLTLNLTMNEVTKNIPMEYSVKDNKVAASGVIDILDYSMSESFAKFAKECFDLHKGKTFSEVTISFELPFKK is encoded by the coding sequence ATGAAAACAAAATTAGTTCTTAGTATTCTTTTCTTATTTGCATCTTTATCATTAAATGCATATGAGTTAAATGGTGATTTAAAAGTAGGTTGGATAGGATATAAAACAGACAAAAAAGTTGGTGTATCTGGTACATTTAAAGACGTAGAGTTAAAAACTACAAAAAGTGATGATTTTGTGAAGTTTTTAAAAAGTGCAAAAGTAAAAATTAATACTTCAAGCTTAGATTCAGGTTTAGAAGTAAGAAATAAAAGTATGGTAAGTACACTTTTTTCTTTAAAAAGTTCAGAAAAAATTTTAGCTTCAATATCTAGTGTTGATGAAAAAATGAGTAAGTTAACACTTAATTTAACAATGAATGAAGTAACAAAAAATATTCCTATGGAATATAGTGTAAAAGATAATAAAGTAGCAGCAAGTGGAGTCATTGATATCTTAGATTATAGTATGAGTGAATCTTTTGCAAAATTTGCAAAAGAGTGTTTTGATTTACATAAAGGGAAAACTTTTTCAGAAGTAACTATCTCTTTTGAATTACCTTTTAAAAAATAG